TGTCTCCTACTATCCCTTGACAAAAGTGCTATTCCCAGCATCTCAGGGCTGGTATTCCACCACGAGGGATCAATTATGTTACAGAGGTTCAGGAGTGAGGACCAACCAAAGATATTGCCAGAGCAcctgcagaagatcccaagtcCATAGGAGCATATGAAGCTGCTAATGCAGAGTCATGCTATTGGACCATCTAACTCAGGAtggagattcctgctttgcagggggttggactagatgaccctcagggtcccttccaactctgcaattctatgaatctatgactgCTTACACTGGCTGGCCTTCTTGCTTCCAAGGAAGGCCAACGGGCGATTTTGAGGTTAGGGTGAAAATCACCGTTTGTTCCTCATTTCAAAACAATATCCAAACCCTTCCCTGAAGGTTCTGCTTCTGCTGAGCAGCCTCCCTATTTGGTGTCATTTCTCTCGCCAAGTCCTGCCACTGCCAAGACAACGGACGCTGCGCCTGCAGAAGCCGGTGGAGTGAAGGGCACCAAAATCTGGATTTGGGCCTTGCTGCTCCTTGGTCTGGCTCTGGTCCTGGCTGCTTTTGGAACAGCCGTGTGgatgtggaggaggcagccagcaACCAGGTGAGtcatggacccctgaccattagatccagtcgtgaccaactctggggttgcggcgctcatctcgcattattggctgagggagctggcgtacagcttccagctcatgtggccagcatgacaaagccgcttctggcaaaccagagcagcacacggaaacgccgtttaccttcccgcttggtgcggtacctatttatctacttgcactttgacgtgctttcgaactgctaggttggcaggagctgggaccgagcaacgggagctcaccccgtcgcggggattcgaaccgccgaccttctgatcagcaagccttaggctctgtggtttaacccacagcgccacccacgtccgtGGATGGACTTGGCGGCGGTGAACGCAGTGCTGTCTGGTGTCCATGGAGCCTGATAGGGTGGGAGACAAGGAGctcaacagtaggtggtgccaaaGCCAATGACAGGAGAAGCCAACTCATTCAAGTTTAGTCCTCATCCACCAAGGTCAacgctgagactaaggaggaagaagctgacaacCGTGGTGGAGCTTGGGGGTCTAAaatttaagcaatgtggactaaatttGCTTCTGGAGCTcctccaggattaggggccctgaagtttTAGCTTCATGAGTTTCAGAGTAGATCCacccctggggctgatgggagttgaacaatATCTGGCGAGCCATCGGTTCCCTCATCCCTGCAGCAGACAGACCAGTACTCTGACATTTTAATGTAAGACAGTTTCATATCCCTGCTCTATGTTGACACACATCTGGGCCTTCCTGTTAATACCAGGCGGGGTTAAGATCAAAACAACCCCTTAGAACCAGCAGGTATAATGAAATGGCACTTGTATTATGATGGCATCGTAGTGTGTCATTCTCAATCCCCATCATGGATAGGGGAAAAACACACATTATGAAGACTTAATGACTTAATAAACAGGTGCAGGAGAAATGGAGAGTTTAGTTCAGAGTACCGCTGTTGCTGATGTTGCCATGTCGACCATAAAATGTATGTAGCCCTAAGACCCCTGCAATTTTCTTtccaggaagcagagaggaagaaaggagagggCAGGTGAGGAATGAATGAGAAGTTCTTCCTTTTGCCATTTAACAAAAGCttcgtctccacctccatcattctgcccagacactgaggtccagcaccgagtgccttctggcggttccctcgttgcgagaagccaagttgtagggaactaggcagagggccttctcggtggtggcgcctgccctgtggaacgccctcccaacagatgtcaaagagggaaacaactaccagacttttagaagacatctgaaggcagccctgttcagggaggcttttaatgtttaattgattattatttttctgttggaagctgcccagagtggctggggaaacccggccagatgggcggggtataaataatacattattattattattattattattattattattattattattattattattattcgtctTCCAAACTGTTCAGTGGTCAGGGGTTGGTGGGAGATGCACtcctccaacaatatctggagagcatcgTGTTGGGAGAAGGGATCTTTCCTCGTGAAATTCCCACAGTGGGGAGTTCCACAAACGGCCCAGAGAGATTGCACTGATAAACGATTTCATGTTTGTTTCATCCCACTGGTCACGGCGACCCCAAGGCTGCGCTTCTGTGATAAATCCAGCCAGAGTGAACGAGGAACTTTACAAGAGGAAGAGTCTGGAGGAGGTAAATACCGGCTGGGCATTCCTGGCGGAGCTCGGGGCTAGGATATAAGTCGGGGCAGGCGCGCTGCACATTCCACTCCCTAAATCGCCCTTTCTCTTTTCTTGCCGGCTTCTCCTCCCAGGGACCTGCTTCCCTTCATTATGCACAACTGGAATATCCCCGGAGGAAATCCGCCTCTGCTTGCACTCAAGACAGCAGCACGGTGTACGCGGTCATTGTCTGACGCCGTGACTTCCGACACCCACACTTTAACATTGGCAACCACAACTTCTACATCTCCTCGGCACAGTTCCTTTTGCTGCTTCCTCTCAAAGCCTCCGGAAACAGTGAACAAGAGGTTCCCACATATGACTTTTGCTCCTCAGGCTCCATGTCCCCAAAAGCCACCCCAGCCTCCTGCTTCCTTTAAACAGGCCTGCTTTTTGTCACTTTATCTGCTTGCTGCCCCCCCCTCTGGCTGTGTACAaactataaaagaaaaagaaaaagctcaacaactttgttcggattttcactttggggaatatggcaaccctattttaaaacatattcaaaGCGCATTCTtgccccctcaaagaattctgggccttGTGGTTTGTTAAAGCGGTGCTGTGAACTGCAACTCTgtggggggtaaactacagctcccagaattctttgagggaatgaTGGTGCTTCTAAGGCGTTTCAAAAGGTATAGTGTGTGGGCACGGcatgcgtgcgcgcgcacacacacacccctttcccatcaaatgctttctcttctttaaatcacagtcagggccagattaagacctttagaggccctaagcactgaaAATGTCATGGTGCAGCCCGCCACGTCATTCAAAATGAAAACCATGCTAAACcgtaaaataaacttttttttaaaaaaaaaagtaaaacattGCAACACATGATTTCCTCACATTATTTCCATTTGTATCTATACTGGTAGGTGCCCCCTGGTTTAGGTAggaataagtaataaataaaaatagaacgggggggggggcagggcaagggTGTGGAGTGGACTGTAAAGAAAATTCTGATTTTCTCCCCCATTATGACTACTTCaatcatttttcaaaaaatcaaatgtcaaattattattattatttcttaattttttgtGCTCCTGCTTTTCTGGTGTCCTGAGCATGTGCTTAGCTGTACTGTTGGTTCATCCAGTACTACATAAAGTCATACGAGAGTTGTTGTTAACTACCACCAAACCCCTTACATCCATTTTCCTTCCATCAGCTGATAAGAATGGATGCAAGTtcccagtggggtttttttttaaaaccactcttTTGCACAGAGGAGTTTTTGCACAAAGCagctgcattaaaaaataaaaataaaaaatgcccctgcaggcaaggaaggaaaggaagaaacaggctTTCATGAGAGAAACTCCAAATCCTTGCTGGACTTGGAGCagcagcagttgttgttgttgttgattattattattattattattattagtagtagtagtagtgctttcccccctcaacGGTATGCAataccggcaccttttttttctagcgaaaaaaagcactgattacaaTCATTACTTCTGCCGTTTTGTGCCGATCTGGAATATtgaggaaatgttattaaaaaatgaaagaagaagagtttggatttgatacccctctttacccgaaggagtctcaaagcagctaacattctcctttcccttcctcccccacaacaaacactctgtgaggtgagtgaggctgagagacttcagagaagtgtgactagcccaaggtcacccagcagctgcatgtggaggagcggggaatcgaacccggttccccagattacaagcctaccgctcttaaccactacaccacactgggtctcaATCAAAGGTGTCCAGGCATCTACAGAAATGCCTCAGTGCATgcccaaaaaagacctcacgtttcCTGGCAGGAAGAAACACAGGTTTACTGATCATGACTGAGGCTGTTTGCCTGCTCCTCTTTCCTTTGCATctggtgtgtgtgcacagaaaatagtagatctacCTGACGGCCAACCCATGGAGACATTGCTATGCATCTCTAAGTATTATTATTGAGTGATTATGAAATGGTTGTATAATCTTAGCAGGTTGTGGAATTTTAGAAGGAGTATGGCTGTGACCATCACGAAGCGGCACTTCTGAACTTGCCACTGCGCAATTCACAGGAGACAGAAATATATTGCAGTGCGTGTGGTTTCTAATATTTTGTAATCCAAAGGCAGGAAATTTCATTTCAAATGGCCGCCACTTGTCCGCCTTCTCTGACCCCAATAGTTCACGGCTGCTAACACTTCCTgctcacacttcttcagatggtgtCCTGTCAAGCTTCCCTGGCACCCGGAGCTGTTAAAACGTTTGCAGAAATTCCTAAGTTCGTTGGAAGGAATTGTTTCCACTCGCGATCCTTGAaatgcgcagcagcagcaacaactagcCAACCCTCTGGGTTAAGTCGTTCTTGGGCATTTCGGCGTATACAACCGTTGGCGTCCCGTTATGCATCTTAGTCTGGCACCCTCCAGCCTCTCTGAACTCTAGAGCTGAGTATTCGATTTGATCGGCTCCCTGGATGGCATTGGGtagggaaagagaaaagagacaCAAGGCATAAACAGATAGTTTTAAGAAACAGCCtggctagatcagaccaaagaccgaTCTTGTCCAGTATCCTTTTGGCCACAAGGGTCAGGCGggtgccaatgggaagcctgcaagctgaactttctatatttatttatttaatatcctacctttcctctgaGATCAAGTGACATGTACATGAATCTTTCCCGTCCCcaaaacaatcctgtgaggtaaaaggtaaaggtaaagggaccactgaccattaggtccagtcgtgaccgactctggggttgtggtgctcatctcacgttattggctgagggagccggcatacaacttccgggtcatgtggccagcatgactaagccgcttctggcgaaccagagcagcacacggaaacgccgtttaccttcccgctgtagctgtacctatttatctacttgcaccttgtgTTCTGGGTTCAGGCTCCACACAGGAAGTTGGGGACTTAACTGGTTTCTGAACagggttgttccccccccccccccaagatcccaTGTTCTTAGAGGGTCTCTAATGAATGTATACTTAACTTATTCCAGCTGaagaagaattgtcgaaacagggccctgtcctggtaTATACACTTCATCTGacgtataaaggtaaagggacccctgaccattaggtccagtcatgactgactctggggttgcggcgctcatcttgctttattggccgagggagccggcgtccagcttccaggtcatgtggctagcataacaaagccacttctggcgaaccagagcagcgcacggaaacgccgtttaccttcccgctgtagtggtacctatttatctacttgcactttgaggtgcttttgaactgctaggttggcaggagctgggaccgagcaacgggagctcaccccgtcgcagggattcgaaccgccgaccttctgatcggcaagccctaggctctgtggtttaacccacagtgccacctgcgtccctgtgaggtagtttaggccaAAAGCGTGTGGTTGGCCCAAATGGCTCAAGGTCATCCAGGGAATGGTATAAAGAAGTGTGAGATACAGcaattaatgataaattaatgtGCGCTATCAAAGtaagaagggggaaatggaagagaaaTGACTTTGACGAAATAGGGAAGATATTTGTGGAATTTgtagaaaggggtcaaaccatctcaAGAAGTAGTTTGGTGTTTTTTGGAAAGTTGGATAGTTATGATAAATAATGGTCTCAGGGGTGGGAtctacatttttatttgtattattattactttgtttaatttttttttaaaaaaaataaaggtcacccagtggacttcatgactaagtggggatttgaaccctgatctttaTTAAGCCTTTTACCCAAACCAACCCCTCAAGTCCTATAACAATAGGAACAAGTCCCCAGTTTATCCTCAGAAGGAACAGGAGAAGTTACCCTGTTGGAAGTTACCTCCATGTAGGTGTGGTCTTCCATTCCAGgttctgcttcctctcttctctttgaaGATCCTTCTGGTCCTGGAATCGAAAGAAGGGCATAAGACAGGGAGAatgaacccacagccctggggattggactccaactcccatcatcctcatgCAATAATTGCCGCGTCAGAAAGAGCCATAAGTAAGACAAAAGCCTTGCAACTCACCAGCTGGGTCCTTGCTCCCTTGCATTTCCTTCGCCTTCGTAGTCTCACTGGGGATGAAAAGAATGACAGAGAAATGCTTTCTGCGCGTTAGCTGTTCAGAGTTCATTCAGACAGAAGAAATGTGCTGTGTTTGAGTGGGCATTTTATATAACCACCAACAACACACTTCTGATAAGGCACAGTAAATTGAGACTCTGACCATACAGCTCCAACTGTATGCTAGTTCAAGATTGGCTAGTTACATTTTAGATGCTTGAGCCGAGTCATGGCTTTCAAAGCATGTGATGACAGGGCAGAGATCCTGAGACGGTGCAAGTCCACAGCATCTGGTTGGAGACCAGGGGTTGTATCCAggggacccattgaaatcaataaaccTAAGTCAGTTGTGTCCATTGCTGTCAATGGGTATGTTCTAGGTATGAGTAGCATTGGATATGACCCTAGATTTCAAGGAGACGAAAGTTCTGGGGTGACAGAGCACATATTTATCAGACTCTGAGAGACTGATAAATTTGGTCACATAACAGAGTTGGATCTTAGCTTGGACCAATAGCGAGAAAAATTCCATCTCTGATGTAAGTGGACTAGGGGAAAAATTCTTGGAATTTCTGAGAATGCTTCCACTTTAGTGCCAACTTTCCATTACGTAAAAGCTAGTCTTTTCTGTCCACTTGGgtcattgcaaaaataaaaagatcAAACTTGGAATGTGGATTCAGAAATAAAACCAAGGATATTTGCCTATTCATGAGTTCTTCTAAGGCATATTGAACCTCAGCATCTCTAGGTGGCGCTGTTGGTCTGATTGTATCAGAATATAAATGTATGTGGGTGGGGacatgggtgacgctgtggtctaaacgacagagcctagggcttgccgatctgaaggtcggcggtttgaatccctgcgacggggtaagctcccgttgctcggtcccagctcctgccaacctagcagtttgaaagcacatcaaagtgcaagtagatgaataggtaccactacagtgggaagggaaacgatgtttccgtgcgctgctctggttcgccagaagtggcttagtcatgctagccacatgacccggaagctgtatgccggctccctcggccaataaagcaagatgagcgtggtggagtctgcttctttggaggtctttaaggagaggcttgacgggcatatgtcaagaatgctttgatggtgtttcctgcttggcagggggttggactggatggcccttgtggtctcttccaactctatgattctatgattctatgagcgccgcaaccccagagttgtctgcgaatggacctaacggtcaggggtccctttaccttttaaatgtatgttacATCTTCATGGTTGCGTGGAGACATATTGAATTCTTTCAGAAACCAGTATTTTGCAGACACACACTGATGTTTTCATAGACTGGAAACTCCAGTCTAAACAACATACATAAAAAACCCAAATTTCAGTACCTGATGCTGTGTGAGCGACGATTCCTGCAGATGAGGAATACAACAACTCCCACCAAGATGAGTGCAAGGATTCCAGCAACGCAGCCCCCAATTATACGCGGGTCAGCCGTATCCCCTACatcagtgtggggggggggacgacaaccaGCTTAGAAATGCAAACACCACATTGGGCAGGAGGAAGATGGGGTGGGGCAGTTTTATATTCAAAGGGgactcccacccccaaaattcccctccccacctgcccttTCTCCTGAATGCCtccccattctttttcaaagctgAGCAAAAACAACCCTTTGGCTTTGCTCTAACTGAGGGGTGTGGAGTCTTTGgttctctggatgttgctgaacttcaactccccctaaccctggccattggtcatgcttgctgaggctgatgggatatacctggaaggccaaagtttccccacccctgctgtaaatgtaTCTCTATGCTGGGAAAAGCAGCTCCTATTACAATACGTAGGAATATGATTTGTACGTATGAATAAGCCATCACAGATAAAACACAATAGGTCTCTTACACggcctcggaccagtatacctgaaggaatgtctccacccccatcattcagcccggaaactgaggtccagctccaagggccttctggtgggtccctcactgcaagaagcgaagttacagggaaccaggcagagggccttcttagtagtggcgcccaccctgtggaacaccctcccttcagatgtcaaggaaataaacaactatctgacttttagacatctgaatctgaaagcagccctgtttagggaagtttttaatgcttgatcttttatcgtgtttttaatggtctgttgggagccacccagagtggctggcgaaacccagccagatgggcagggtatgatattattattattattattattattattattattattacaacatcaCATTACCACTGAAAGGTCAAACTTCTCAGTTGAGAGTCGGTCCACATGTTCAGCTTGCAGCCACCAAGGAATGACCGAATGAATGAGTTATAAGAAACCTTGGAATGAACACTCATGGATGAACTGGGCCCATTTATCGTAGCTAAAATGTCTACAAGCCTTTGCCAAACTCGACACTCACCTTCCAGATGAGAGTTTGGCTCAGACGGCGTGCCATCCTTCATTCTTGGATTTTCTAAATTGCCTTCCAAACAGTAGCCATTCTGACAGGCAGGATGAGAACAGTTCCAGAGACCATAATGGCGTCTtgaaaattgttttattgttacgACGTTCCTTATTTCCCGGATATCTGTATTGTTGGATACTGGCACGCCATTTTGAGTCCAGGTGATCTTCATGTCGCGATCAGATTTATCCTCTCTCTGGTCCTTACAGGAATTACAGGAGAGGGTTACCGAACCATGGTGTCGAGGGGGTAGGGCAGAAGGTCTGACATCAATTCCATTTTCTTTATCTGACATAAATGAACGAATGAATAAGAACgatgaaatatacttggagtcgagagtgaatttattcagcttgtagtagcaaaagaagaatggctctttccccaaaacatctgctatatatacattatttacacaatgggccttgtgtgattggctacttcaaggatgctcctgtaggccaatcaggttgcggattcacttcctccagaagcctgattggctgctccggcaggccaatcaggttgttgattcacttccacctggagctggattgggtggttcctgcggaccaatcagactgctgcattctggatcctattgttctaggattcagctcagtacataacaaacgaTCAGACCAGGGGATCTGACCTCAGTTCTTCCCGTGACCGAATTTCCTCCTATGCTATTCCTCTAACAGAGACTATGGTTCCTTCATCCCAAATACTCTACAGTTGGGGTCCTGATCAcacttccttccacccctccattGTGGCAGTGttgggaaaaagaaaacagattaaCATTACATTGGGGTGAGCAGAGACGTTTAAATCTCTCTGTCCAGCACAGTGTTCTGATGGGGTTACAAATGGCTCTCGTCCTTCGACATCAGATCACTCAATTTTGCCCCAgcctactctgggcagcttccaacatatataaaaacataacaaaacattaaactttttatatatatatataaaacttccctatgcagggctgccttgggatgtcttccaaaggttgtatagtgtTACTTATTTCCGTGGCTCAgcaggtcacataactccatactctccaacatttcaaatagggacgtcctaaggaaaagcgggacattctgggatcaaatcacaaaccagggtggcttctgtaaatccaggaccatccctggaaaatcgggagacttggagggtctgaaatcatATGAGCTCATGTTGCATCCACACCACAAATTTAAAGCTCATTCTACTTTTAACGGTTACTTACAGCTTCCCCAaaggaatactgggaactgtattttgttcagggtgctgggcaTTGTCGCTCTgggaggggtctcctaacaaaccTCAGCACCTTTGACAagtaagaagagtttggatttgatatcccgctttatcactacccgaaggaatctcaaagcggctaacattctcctttcccttcctcacccacaacaaacactctgtgaggtgagtgaggctgagagacttcagagaagtgtgactagcccaaggtcacccagcagctgcatgtggaggaggagggaagcgaacccggttccccagattacaaatccactgctcttaaccactacaccacactggctcccaggattctttgagagatgacttcttggcagtggtgcccgccctgtggaacaccctcccatcagatgtcaaggaaatgaacaactatctgacttttagaagacaactgaaggcagccctgtttagggaagtttttaatggttgatgttttatcgtgtttttaaaattctgttgggagccacccagagtggctgggggaacccagccggatgggcggggtatataaagtttattattattattattattattattattattattattattaactattaaACCGGTATAACGCTGCATTTAATGTGGATCTGTCCTATGTGCATCTAAGCCccacccagggccagatttaggtttgatgaggccctatgctcctgaaggtaatggggccctttatatgtccagctgtcctttgtcaacaacaaattgtcgctgtttttcatgttgaatatatgctatatggtaatttatggacctattaggtatctaaagccatttgcacataacaaaatatgtattttatcaaagtaattgttgaactgaaatataattaagaagaagtatattattAGTGAGaggttgttttggggggggggcaagagagtggggccctaagctatagcttgttaacttacacagtcaaacctcggtttaagtacgccttggtttgagtattttcagtttaagtactccacggaccgtctggaacggactaatccactttccattactttcaatgggaaagttcgcttcaggtgaagtacgcttcaggttaagtatggacttccagaaccaattacactcatacttcgggttaagtacgcttcaggttgagtactccgcggacccgtctggaatggattaatccactttccattactttcaatgggaaagttcaggttaagtacagacttccggaaagccacttccgcatctcacggaggtggtgttgtgggcgtggccagaGCGATCGCTCGCAATGGGGGCTTAGCGCTCAGCCCCCTTGCGAGacgggagttcccgcctccgtcatacccggTGCTgaccaatagggtcggccgggaAGCGGGgcttccctccttttaaactagCTGGAGGCGGGAACCTAgcttggcggttaggcattggaaatttgcataaaagaagaaagggggcagattacgtcatcagctgcccacaaattggagatttaacccgttaaaggggttccgggggcgttagctttgtcctgagcctgcggaggtcagggccttatggcaccccccaacggtggccacaggaggtgttccagtagatgtacatcattaGGCtccttctggtggttaatttctcccagactgtaacacatgggttacagtcggatatagcctgttaggttccaatgcctaagccaataccgctcaacatccgtaaccaataaagttgtggccttttcgcccacttaaaattcatttcactgtgtcttgtgtcttatttcctggggagcaagggacatcgccacacaaccaattgtgtttgtaaaccgaggaaccactgtctgtaaatctggcactggcccCACCCACACTGCTGTGTAACCTCATGGTATTTTTACCAAGCTCCACTGAGACGGAGATCTTTGACGAATTTTTGTTGCCATTGGAACAGTAGAAAGTGCCCGAGTCGTTCATGTGGAGGCTTTTGAGGACGAGAATTaagttcccctttcccttttctccttgcTTTTCTGCTTGCCGTTGAAACCGCTCCAGTAGCAGCAGGTCTTCTCCGGCAGAAGTTGTAGAGAATATTTCCTTCTTGCCTCCATGGCTGAAGCCAGCACAGATGGGGTAACGCGGAATCCAGTACCAAGTCAGTCTGGGCCCCTCAAGTGGGCAGGGAATTTTGACCTCTTCTCCAGCCTCCACAGAAAGCCCTGCTATGAGTTAATTTGtatgtttagatagatagatagatagatagatagatagatagatagatagatagagtggtacctcgcaagacaaaattaattcgttccacaagtcgTTTCGTGtggcgataatttcgtcttgcgaagcgcggtttcccataggaatgcactgaaatttaattactgcgagaagcaaacctacagggaaccaggcagagggccttcttggtagtggcacccgccctgtggaacgccctcccatcggaggtcagagagataaacaactacctgacatttagaaaatacctaaaggcagccctgtttagggaagtttttagtctgtgatattctaatgtattttaatgtgtgttggaagccgcccagagtggcgggggggggggacccggccagatgggcggggtataaataatatacagtggtacctcagtttatgaacacaattggttccggaagtctgttcataaactgaagcgttcataaactgaagtgaactttcccattcaaagtaatggaaagtggattaatctgttccagatggtccatggagtacttaaactgaagcgttcataaactgaagcgaactttcccattgaaagtaatggaaaggggattaatccgttccagacgggtctgcggagtaagcgtacttaacccgaagcatgggtgtaattggttccagaagtctgttcataaactgaagtgttcataaactgaagtgaactttcccattgaaagtaatggaaagtgaattaatccgctccagatgggtctgcggcgttcgtaaactgaaaattcgtaaaccgaggtgttcataaaccgaggttccactgtatta
Above is a window of Zootoca vivipara chromosome 2, rZooViv1.1, whole genome shotgun sequence DNA encoding:
- the LOC132591618 gene encoding megakaryocyte and platelet inhibitory receptor G6b-like is translated as MVGESPSPLSPVKPFPFLILAATALAVLKTDAHRAGLSVEAGEEVKIPCPLEGPRLTWYWIPRYPICAGFSHGGKKEIFSTTSAGEDLLLLERFQRQAEKQGEKGKGNLILVLKSLHMNDSGTFYCSNGNKNSSKISVSVELGRPYLKCWRVWSYVTC